In Pirellulales bacterium, the genomic stretch AGGCGCCGATCGTCATGCTTGTCGTGCCGGCGAGGTCAGCGCCTTGCGTGAAGGTGCTCAGACCGCCGGTCGCGCCTCCGACTTGGCCGATATAGACGTACCCGGCGGCGTTGATCGCGCCGGTGCCATTGAGATTGTAGTTGTCCGTAGCGCCCGCGTTGAGGGCGATCGTGCCCATCTGGATTCCACCTGGCGTGGCGGGGATCGCAAGACCGGCATCCAACCCCGTCAAGGTCAATGTATCGCTCGTTTGGGTCACCGTGCCACCGGCCGCGCCGTCGAATAAGAGTCTGTCGATTGTGGGCGTGGTGCCCGCGGCCGAAGTGATGGTTGCCGTGCCGCCGTTGCCAATGTGGGCGTTGGCGCCATTCGTCGCCGAGAGCGGGCTCCCATTTGCGGGCACGGTCGCAGGCAACCAATTCGCCGCCGTGTTCCAGTCGGCCGGGCCAGCGACGTTCCATTGAACGTCGGTGGCCGCGTTGGCAACGCGCGCCTGGGCGAGCAAGAGCATGGCACACAGGCACGATCCCAGACGAACTACCCGAACGAGATTTGTCCGACCGGAGCGACGAACACTAGAACAGCCGGGGACTGTCCCCTTTTGCGGAGTCTTCGCAGCAAAAGGGGACTGTCCCCCTCTCCGCAGGCGGTTCTCGGATAGGCTCTTAGAGAAGCGGATCGGGTAGCGAGCAGCCATAGCAGGGACCGAACGTGGCGCAGCGACGAGCATAACTCCCCCAGTTGCGAATTAGTCCTCCGGCGAACTGACGCGCGCACGTGACGCGAATCTAGCTGCGCACTGGAAACCGAACCGAGAAAAAACGGGGAAACCACGAATCGATGGCTGGGTGGCCCAACCACCTTCCCCCCGCCTTACTTGCATTGAGCGGGGAGATCGACTCTAGCGATTGTGTAACAGACCTCGGAAGGCGTCCATGAGAAATTTCGCCTATTTGTTATGTTTTTTCGTATCATGCATAAATCGGGGGGCCGATCTCAAATTCGCCTGAGCGTTGATCGTTTCGCCGCTGTTTGGGGCCAGAATCCGGGGCCGCGCGGGCGGATCGTTGACCCGTCGGCCATATCACGACGCGGCGTCAACATCGCGAAGGCTAAAGAATTTGCCTCCAGCCTGGCATTCCACCGGCCGGCTGGCGCGTCAGACCGGTGGACAGCGGTTTGGTATCGCGATCGGTTCGCAAGCGAACCGGCTAACGCCGGCCGACTCGTGGTGCGTCTACGCTGCGGCGCTGTAGCCGATGGTGGCTAGCGGTCAGTTCGCCTGGCTGCTGATGGTTTCGCCGCCATTGCTGGTCGATAGCGCGCGCCACACGTCAAGATCGATCGTGTCGCTGAAGAAATGGACCGTGCCGTCGCAAAGCGAGGCGTTGACGCCCCCCGAATGTTTGCTGCGGGCGGCAAAGGACTGCAATTCAGTGGCGGAAGTGTTCACGCTGCACTTGATGCCGTTTTGCAAGTACTGGGCAGGGGGACAAAGCCGGGCCACGTCGTCGGGGATGTACGAATTCGGCGTGGTCCAGCCCTCAAAGGTTTGGCCCCCGAGCGCGGTCGTAAAATCCGACATCGGCCCGCCCCAACTGCCGGATGCCTGACTCGGTAGTTCGAGGATGGTGACGATCTCGGCCATCATGAGCGTATGGGACGTGCCGTCCTTGATGTCGCTAAGTCGGCTGCTGCGATGGCGGCTGAACGGCGCTCCCATGAACTGGACCGTGTTCTTTGTCGTCTGTCCGTAGTTCGTGTTGCCGAAGTTGACGGCGTAATTGCCTCGCCACCGCTCCCAAGTTTGGCCCGTGGTGACGTCCCACTCGTTCCGTTTAAGGCCATCGTCGGGGCAAGCATAAAGCGAAATATACGCCATGCGCGGCACGAGATTTACGGAAGAACTGAACTGCTGTTTGAAGTTGATTGTCTTGAACCATGTGGCCTGCTCGATGAAACCGCCGATCTGGGAATACCATCCGTGATCGTCCCACCAAGTGCCCGGCCCGGGACGCCCTGGATCGCCTGCCCAGGCGATCGCGCCCGGCGGCAGAACCTTCATCGCGGCCTGATAATTTTGCATAGCCAGGGCCAACTGCCTGACGTTATTGGCGCACTGAACTCTTCGCGCCGCCTCGCGAGCAGCCTGAATCGCCGGCAGCAAGAGAGCAACCAGGATGCCGATGATGGCGATCACCACCAAAAGTTCGACGAGCGTGAAACCTCGTCGCAATCTTGCGGCTTCGATACGCCTGTCAAAGTCCAGTGTCAGGCAGTTTTTCGCGTCCATAATCTCATCCACCTTTCCCGCTCTTGGCTGACGGCGTCGAATCCAGAGCAAACACCTGGTTCGGATTGTCGTCGCTGACTTCGATTTCGATTCCCGATTGATACTGATCGGGGATAATGCTTTTGATCTCGGGAAATACATTCCCCGGTTCGTGAATTATTTTTCCAGTCTCATGTGAGGCCAGAAAAATCACGCGGACCTTGCCGCGCGGCACTCGCTCGGCGGAGTATTGCCCGTCGTTGATTTCGGCGTCGTCGGGCTGCCCTCCCGCGGTGATTGGATAGAACTGGATTCGACCCTTCGCGATCGGCTGGCCATCGAGGGTCACGCGGCCGGCGAGCTTCGCCGTCGGGTGCGAATTCGTCGCCGGACCACAGCCGCCACAGAGAACCGCTGCGCCACAGAGAATCGCCGCGACCGCCAGAGCCAGCCAATGGATGCGCAGTGCGTTCATCGTTTCTGCACGTTCTCGAATGTTGCCAAGCTCGCGGCAGACGCTCCAAGCGTCAGCGACCTGTCAATTCACCGATCTCATGCCACCAGTGGGACGGGGCTCAACGACGGTCATGGTCTGGGCGCTCACCAGATCGTTGGCATGGATGGCATCAATCGAACGCCTTTATCCTAGAGCGATTGTTCACGGCCGAAAATGAGAAGATGCGTCTTTTTCATAAGGTTTTTAACCGCGCCGACCGGCGGCTTGTCGGTATCACGAAAGCAGGTGGTGAATCTTCGAGACGATTATCCCGCGGCGCGGCGCGTTTGAATCGCGGCGGCGCCGGCCTTTCAGGCCGATGCTGCTCGCAGTGCGGTCGGTGATTCGACAAACGACTCGGCGGAAATCTACATATCTGACGCTCGCGCGGCGGCGGGTCAGGCACGATGATCAGTTCGATATTGGCTCGGCGGCTGCCCGAAATGCCGCTTGAAGACGGCGCTAAGATACTCGACGTATTTGAAACCAGTGCGATCGGCGATGGAAGCCACCGACAGGTCGGTCTCCTCGAGGAGTTGTCTCGCCCGCTGTAGTTGGACGCGAAGAATTTCTTCGTGCGGCGTGTGGCCGAGCATTTTCTTGAAGCGGTTCTCCAAAACGCGCCGCGAAACGGGAATCGCCCGCAGCACGTCCGCCATTTTGATCCCATCGCAGGCATGATCGCGGATGAATCGGACAGCGCTCGAGACGTCGGGATCGGCGGTGGCCAACACGTCGCTCGATTGGCGCGTGACGATGCCGGTCGGCTTGATCAATCGCAAGCCTGCTTCTACTTTTCGACCCGCCATCAGTTGATCCAAAAGTTCGGCCGCATGATAACCTGCGCGGAGGGTGTCGGGAACGACGCTCGATAGTGGAGGGACGGCTAGACTGCAGAGCAGATCGTCGTTGTCGACGCCGACCACGGCGATTTCGTCGGGGACGGCGATCCCGGCCCGCCGGCAGATGTCGAGCACTTGCCGGCCGCGGACATCGTAACAAGCCATCAATCCACACGGCTTTCGCAACTTGCGAAGCCATACCGCGAGTTCCTTTGCCTTATGCTCCCAGGTGTCCGTTGGCGCGCACTTAAGGCCTGGGGGTGGAAACACCGACACGGTGCAGCCCGATTCCTCAGCCAATTGCGTAAACCAACGGTGGCGCTCGACTGACCATTGAAAGCCGCCCCCGCCGCAATAGGCCATGTGGCGAAACCCGCGCTCGAACAGGTGCTCGAAAGCCAGACGAGCGATGGCCTCGTTGTCGGTTTCCACACCGGGAAGATCGGGTATCAGGCGCTCCGCGCTGACATCGATCGCGTGCGCCCGGGTCTGGCGAACTGCCTTCGCGATCTGCGGGTTCTCGATGCGGGCGATAATCCCATCCCCGCGCCAAGAATTCAACCCGTTCGGCGGCGCATCGCCGCGTCCTAATTCCGGCAGATAGATCGACCACGGATCATGTTCGCGCAGATAGGCATAAATGCCGCGCAGCAAGCCACGGGCATAGGAATTGGACGTTTCGATCAATAGTGCGACTTCTGGGCGTTTGGCCATTGGCGGTGGAGACGAGTAAGCGAACGTGCGGCGTTCGGGGTGTGAGTTTGAAAGATCGTCCTAATCGGTTTTACGGCGGCAATTGCCGCAGGAGGAGCGACGCGGCTCGTTGCCGATCGGCGTCGGCCTCGGAGACCCGTCCTTTTTCTAGATATAGTTGATACCGCAGCGTGTAGGCGTCCGCGTCGTCCGGGTTGAGTCGAATGGCCTCGTCCGCGTCAGCCAACGCTTCGTCGAATCGCTTAACCCGGAACAAGGTCGCGGAGCGCTTCCGGTAAACCCGAGCCAGCTTCGCGCCGGGGCTCAAATTCGAGCCGCCGGCGACCGCCAAGTCCAACGTGCGCCGGATCAACTCGCTGTAGTCGGCAAGTGCCAGCTCGAATTTTTTCTGACGAAATTGAACGTCCCCGCGGTTCTCATAGGCTTGCAGTTCATCGGGAGAAATCCGGATCGCCTCCGAAAAATCGGCGATGGCTTCGCCA encodes the following:
- a CDS encoding DUF1559 domain-containing protein; this encodes MRRGFTLVELLVVIAIIGILVALLLPAIQAAREAARRVQCANNVRQLALAMQNYQAAMKVLPPGAIAWAGDPGRPGPGTWWDDHGWYSQIGGFIEQATWFKTINFKQQFSSSVNLVPRMAYISLYACPDDGLKRNEWDVTTGQTWERWRGNYAVNFGNTNYGQTTKNTVQFMGAPFSRHRSSRLSDIKDGTSHTLMMAEIVTILELPSQASGSWGGPMSDFTTALGGQTFEGWTTPNSYIPDDVARLCPPAQYLQNGIKCSVNTSATELQSFAARSKHSGGVNASLCDGTVHFFSDTIDLDVWRALSTSNGGETISSQAN
- a CDS encoding DNA-binding transcriptional regulator codes for the protein MAKRPEVALLIETSNSYARGLLRGIYAYLREHDPWSIYLPELGRGDAPPNGLNSWRGDGIIARIENPQIAKAVRQTRAHAIDVSAERLIPDLPGVETDNEAIARLAFEHLFERGFRHMAYCGGGGFQWSVERHRWFTQLAEESGCTVSVFPPPGLKCAPTDTWEHKAKELAVWLRKLRKPCGLMACYDVRGRQVLDICRRAGIAVPDEIAVVGVDNDDLLCSLAVPPLSSVVPDTLRAGYHAAELLDQLMAGRKVEAGLRLIKPTGIVTRQSSDVLATADPDVSSAVRFIRDHACDGIKMADVLRAIPVSRRVLENRFKKMLGHTPHEEILRVQLQRARQLLEETDLSVASIADRTGFKYVEYLSAVFKRHFGQPPSQYRTDHRA